A window of Methylocaldum szegediense genomic DNA:
AACGTTATCCAATTCCGACCGCAGAGAAAAAATCAGCCTTCCTCGAAATGCCGGTTCACCAACCTGAGCGAGGCGGATCTTCGCTGGCGCTGCGCGGCAACGCAGGAGCTGCGCCGGCTCCGCGATCTGACGGGCGAGGCCTCGCCGGTCGGCGAGCGGCTTGACCAGGCTTATCGAGTGTTGCTCAGGGCAACCGTCGAGATTGCGGACATCGGGGGGTGGTAGATGGCCGTGACCAAGCCTTCCCTCGAGCTGACACAACCGCTTCCGGCGGGGTCGGCCGCCGAGGCCTTCACCGCCGATCGTGGCGATACTCAATCGCAGTCGGCCGGATCCTCCACCGCTCATTTCGGCGAGGCTGCCCAGGGCAGGCCGGCGCGAAGCCGGAAAGGGACTATCCCACCAACGGCTGCCAACGTCCGGGCCGCTCTGTCCTATCTATCGCCCGACTGTGACCGCGACACGTGGGTGTCGATCGGGATGGCTGTCAAAGATGCCCTGGGCGATGCCGGCTTTGAGCTGTTCGATGCGTGGTCCAGGGACGGCCAGTCCTACCGGCCGGCTGACTGCCGCGACACCTGGAAGTCCATCAAGCCCGGCGGCGCGACCACCGTCGCGACCCTGTGGCGCTTGGCCCTCGATGCCGGCTGGCGGCCGGACGGCGAAGCCCACGAGGAAACCGAGGCCGAGCGCCAGGCGCGCGAGCGGGAACGGGCGCGGCGCGCGGAACGTGAGGCCGCAGACCGGGCCAAGAAAGCCCGGGCGGCTGAGAGGAAGACTGCGGAGCTGGCGCGGATCGTGGTTCCGGCCGGTGAGAATCATCCCTATCTGATCCGCAAAGGGGTTAAGCCGACTGAAACTCTCTTCGAGATTCCCGCGGATCGACTGGCCACAGCTATAGGCTATGCGCCCAAAAGCGACGACGAACCGCTGGCCGGTCGCGTGCTGGTGGCCTTCGTGGAGCATGACGGCCGACGCGCGACAGCCGAGTTCATCGATGCCACCGGCCGCAAGTCTGCCCTCGCCGGAGGGCCGAAGAGCGGGGGCTATTGGGCGGCGCAGCCATTACCGGACGGCGATGGGGCCGGCCTGGTGCTTCTGCTCGGTGAGGGCATTGCGACCGTTTTATCAGCCCGCGAGGCAACCGGATACCTGGCCATTGCGGCGCTGTCGGCCGCGAACTTGCCGAAAGTCGCCACGGCGTTGCGAGCGCGCTATCCCAAGGCCCGGCTGATCGTGTTGGGCGATGCCGGCAAAGCCGTGAAGTACGCCGAGCAAGCGGCCAAGTCTACGGGCGCGGCGCTGGCGGTACCTGGCTTCACGCCAGAGCAAGCCTCCGCGTTCCAGAGACAGCACGGCAAGCAGCCCACCGATTTTAACGATCTGGGGGCGCTGGCCGGGCTTGAGGTGGTCAAGCAGCAAATCAGACAAGCCGAGCGTGCCGGGACTGGGATGCCGGCCGCGAAGTCCGAGCTGCCGAAAGGGTTCAAGCTGACCGACAAAGGGCTCTTCTTCCTGGAAGAAGGCGAGGATGAAGCCACCGATAAACGAAAAATCTTCGTGTGCAGCCCTTTGTTCGTTACCGCCGAAACCCGGAGCAAGGATCAAACGCAATGGGGGCGCCTGCTTGAATGGAACGACCGCGACGGGCACGCCCACGCTTGGACCATCCCCATGGCCATGCTGGAGGGCGAGCCTTCCGGCGTTTGCTCGGTATTGGCTGACGGCGGCCTCATCGTCGGCGTCGGCTCCAAATCCCGCAATCTTCTGATCCGCTATATCAAAGAGTGCAAACCTGGCGCTCGGGTGCGCTGCGTCAACCGGATCGGCTGGCACGGCCCGGTGTACGTCCTTCCGACCCAAACCCTCGGCGAGCGGCAAGGTGAGCGCGTGCTGTACCAGAACGGCGCTTCGGGGCCGGGCGACTTTCGCCAGCGCGGCAGCGTCGCCGAGTGGCGGGAGTCCGTGGCCAAGCTATCCGCTGGCAATTCCAGACTGATGACGGCTATCGGCTTTGCCTTCGCCGCGCCCTTGCTCCAGTTCGTGCCCGGCGAGGAATCCGGCGGCGCCCACTTCCGTGGTGATAGCAGCTGCGGCAAGTCCACGCTCCTGTGGGCGGCGGCTTCGGTTTACGGGCAACCATCTGGGGACGATTCATTCCGAAAGGAGTGGCGGGCGACCGGCAACGGGTTGGAGGGCTTGGCCACGTCGCGGAATGACTCGCTTTTGATCCTCGACGAGATGGGCCAGGTGGACGGCCGTGAGGCCGGGAACATCGCCTACATGCTGGCCAACGGCCAGCCGAAGCTTCGTATGGCCGACAACACCGGGCTGCGCAAAGCCCCCTCATGGCGGCTCCTTTTCCTATCGAGCGGTGAAATCAGCTTGGCCGATCACATGGCGGCGGCCGGCAAGACGATTAAAGCCGGCCAAGAAAACCGGCTCGCCGACATTCCCGCCGCGCCCTTTACCGGGTTCGGCGTATTTGACCGGCTCAACGGCTATCCGTCGGGCGCCGAGCTGTCGGTGGCGATCCGCGAGGCTGCGGCGAAGTATCACGGTGCCGTGGGTATTGCGTTTATCGAGCGTGTTGCCGAGATCCAGGAGACTTTGCCCGATCGTCTGAAAACCGCTATCGCCCGTTTCGTAGCCGATGTCGTGCCGCGCGGGGCGAGCGGTCAGGTGGACCGCGTGGCAAAGCGCTTCGGCCTGGTCGCCGCGGCGATCGAACTGGCTGGCGAATTCGGGTTAACCGGCTGGGACCCAGGAGAAGGCACGTGGGCGGTCAAGGCATGCTTTGCTGATTGGCTCCACCAGCGTGGTGGCGCGGGCGACCACGAGGTAACGGCGATCCTGTCGCAAGTTCGGGCCTTTTTCGAGGCCAACGGCGAAAGCCGTTTCTCCGACTGGGAGGCCGCCGAACGCGTCGCCAACAGCGTGGAGGATGAACGGCGCGTCGTCGCCAATCGCGTGGGATTCCGGCGCCGGAGCCAGACCGAAGGCTACACCTACTATGTACTGCCCGAGGCGTTCAAGCGCGAGGTATGCGCGGGGCTCAACCCAGATCGGGCCGCGCAAGTGCTTAAAGAACACGGCTGGCTGGAGCCTGATAAACAGGGCAAAAGCTCACAGAATCAAAGGCTTCCTGGCTTTGGCAGGCAGACCCGGTGCTATGTATTTACCCCCAAGATGTGGGAAATGCCGTAACCGTTTCCGGGTAGGCCAAAAACCGGGTGTAACAGGTGTAACAAGCTAAGAAAAACCTAGCAATTACGCGGGTTCCAGAGGGAGGGGGCTTGTTACACGAGGGCAAAAACAAGGTGTAACAAGGTGTAACAGGTGTAACAGGTGTAACAGGTGTAACAGGTGTAACAGGTGTAACAGGTGTAACAGAGTGCGAAAACAGAAAATCAGCAACGGCGCGGCTTTCAGAGGTTGTTACACCTGTTACACCTGAAAAAACGCTTTCCCGAAAAAACATTAACGACTGGAACAAAAATCGACCTTCCCCACAACCAACGAGGACCATGATGAGTACTACCGAAACCACTACGACCATCGCCACCCAGGAAGCCCTGGACGCATTCAATGACGCTCAAGCCGAATTCTTGGAGTGGCGAAGCAAGCTCAACGCGTTACAGACCCGGGCCGAGCAACAGCAGGCCCTGGCCAAGGAATCTGAAGCCGAGGCGGCATCGCACAAGGAAGCTATCGACAAGCTCATTCGTGACGAGAGCGTCGATAAAGCCAAACTTCACGAGCTGACCGCCAAGCACAAGGCGGCGCTGAGCCTGGCCGAGCAATATCTAGCCTTCGCCGACGAACTGCTTCAGGAGAAGGAAAAACACCGGCCCTATGCGATGTTGGCCGCGGAGAGGTACTACTCTTCTTGGGAACGAGCCGTTTCGAGCGTTGTCGATTCTGAGGTTTCCTTGATCCTGGATGACATCCGGGACCGCTTGCTTCGGGCCGTGAAGCTGAAGGAACTGGCCCTTAAGATGGCTCAGAGGATGGTCAAGACGGGTATAACCTCTGACGCCTATGGTCGCGACAACCTTACCGATCTAGCTTTTGGTGAGATTAAGCGCCACCTCGCCAAAAGTCTTGAAGGATTTAATCTGGATTTGGGTTCCGGCGGCGCCTTGGCCCTGTTAGAACGGAAGCCGGACATCCGTCCCTTCACCAGATCCGAGATTAAAAACCCGATGACCATCGTTAAGTTGAGGCAGGATCTTGCGCGAAAGCAGTGCGAAGCACAGCGCGCGTAGGTTTCGTCCGGCGGGGGGGGGATGCGAGTTGTTTTTCCACGCTGTGGTGGAAAGTCCGCCATACGCCACATTGAAGGCAGATATCAATGAACAATAGGCTTACATTTATCGTCTCCCTGCTGAACCGCGTGAGCGGTCCTGCCAACCAAATTTCCCAGTCGCTGGACCGGATGACCCGGCAGGCCGAAGCCGGCTTCCAGCGTATCGGCTACGGCGTAGCGGGGCTAGTCGGCGCGGGTTACAGCGTCGCCAACTTGGTTGGCCCCGCGCGGGCCATGAATAACGCCCTGAGTACCGTCCAAGCGCTCGGAGGGGATATGCAAACCCTCACCCAACTGGACAAACTGGCCAAGAGTTTTTCAGTCGAGTTCGGCGATAGCGCGGCCGATTTCGTTAAAAGCGCCGCCGCCATCAAGAGCGGGATCGACGATCTCACGGGAGACGAGATCGCGCGCTTCACCTATGTGGGCAACTTGCTGGCCAAGAGCGCGGAATCGGATGCCGCGACCATCACCAAAGTCATGACCTCCATGTACAACGTGTTCAAGCAACAGGCCGACGCCATGGGGCGCGCCGAGTGGGTGGCGCTGATGGCGGCGCAAGTCACGCGCGCGGCGAAAATCTTCAGGACCGATGGCCAGCAAATGGCCGAGGCGTTCGAAGGCCTCGCCGCGACCGCGACGAACGTCAATAGGCCGATGCACGAACAGGTCGCGGTGCTCGGCAAGCTGCAAGGGGTCTTTAAAGGGGCGGAAGCGGCCACGAAATACGTTTCCTTCCTCCAAGGAGTCGGCAAGGCGCAAGAAAAGCTTGGACTCAAGTTCACCGACAGCCAGGGGAAGATGCTATCTGTCGTCGAGATCCTGGAGCGCATCCGGGGCAAGTTCGGGGAAACCTTTACCGTCGCCGACGCCGATTTGTTGAAAAAGGCGTTCGGCCGTAAGGAGGCGGTTTCTTTTATTCAGACTCTGATGGTCGACCTCGAGGGCCTCAAGGCCAACATAGACGAAATCAGCCAGGTTCGCGGTCTCCAAGACTTGACCCAGATGGCCCAGATCTTGGCAGACCCCTTCGACCGCGTAACAAGGGGCGTCGAGGCGCTCAGGATCGCCGTCGGGCAGAAAATGATCGATGCCATGATGCCGACGCTCAACAAGATCGTGGAGATCGAAAAGCGGATGATCGGCTGGACCGATCGATTCCCAAAGCTCACAGCCCTTATCGGCAAAGGCACGCTCGCTGTGTTCGGCCTGATTGCCGCAATTTCGGCGCTTTCTATCGCCGTGGGCGTTTCCAAGTTCCTGATGATTGGTTGGCAAGCGGCGTTCGGCGTACTCAAGTTCGCCATCCTCAACATGCTCCCGGCGCTCGGCAAGTTCGTCGCTGTCGTCCTCTTCGACGCAGTGCCGGCCATCGTGAGTTTTACCCTCGCCTTGCTCGCCAATCCGATCACCTGGATCGTCATCGGTATCGCCGCTTTGGTGGCGGTCATTGCCGCCGCGGTCATCTATTGGGACCAGTGGACCTCGGCCGTGATCGAATGGGCCAGCGCACTGGGCGAATCATCTGGACTCTTTGCCCTGGTCGACAACCTGATCGAGTATTGGAACAAGCTCCCAGTATGGTGGGACGAAACCGTTAACTGGCTGATTGCCAAGTTCGACCAGATCAGCGATTGGTGGACCCGCTTCACCAGTTGGCTGTCCAGCCTGAACCCGTTCGCCGGAATCTCCGCCGCCATCGATGGGGTACTCGGAAAGATAGCCCAGATCCCAGGCGTCGGCTCGCTGGTTAGGGCTATCGTGCCGTCTGCGCCGTCTCCGGTTATCGTGCCGTCTGCGCCGTCTCCGGTGCCGCCGCCCGCTGCGCTTTCGGCGTCGATGTGGGCCAACGTACCCGCTGGCGGCATTGCCAACAAAATTTCCTCGAAGGGTGGTGGCTTCCAGTTCCGGGACCTGCACGTAAACAACTACGGGCAGCCCATGAGCGGGCAGCAGCTGGTCAACGAACTTGCCTTCGCCGCGGGTTGAAGGCGCCTTGGCGAGGGGGCCGGCTGTGGATAGAGTATTTTTAACGGTTCCGGCTCGACAATTCGCCCGCATCCCCCGATAATCAAATCTTATCCTCTGTATCTCTAAACAGTCCTCAGTTGGTCCCAATCTGGCATCGACTGAGGGCTCTTTCTTCACGGTTTCGATTGCGTCCTCGGCCACGTGCACGCAGGCAGGCATCGCCCACACTGGCGATGGGAGCAGCTTGAATGCCTTGGCCTGGCGCTATCGCCAAAACCGGCGGTTTCGTACCGCGATCGCTTGCCACAATGGTCGATGGGGCGTCGTTCGACAGAATAGACACGAGGCCCCATACAGCGAAGACGCTTATCCACACGTAACGCCTGAGGCTGGTGCCCCGACGAAAAGCAGGAAGGCCGATCGAGACAGACAGCCGGCGCAAGAAGCGACTGGCTCTCTGGAGGCCAGATATGGCAATGTTTCCGATCTTTTTGGTGGTTTTCATTTCGCGTTTTCCGTTCTTTGACATCCTCCCCGGCCTGAAGGCCGGAGATTCCTACGGCGCTCAGGCGAGGCATTTAACCGCTCCTGAGTCGCTTCGGTGGGTTCCTGCTGCTGGCGACACTTCTGCATCGCTCACTTCACAGGCGCAACGGGCGTGTCCCGCCCTGAGAATGTTGATCGCGCCGGCCAGATCGGCGTTTTCCTCGAAACCGCACTCGACGCAGGCAAAGCGGGCCTGTGTGCGCCGGTTGTCGGCAGACACATGACCACACTCCGGGCAGGTGCGGCTGGTGTTCTGGGGCGGCACCGTCAGACTTGCTCATTCCTGCCTAAAACGGAAACTGTTCGCGCTTGATGGCGTTCAGTTGCCGCCGCAAGGCGTGTTGCGTGGGTTTGGGTAGGCTGTTGTCCAGTTTCCATGCCTCGTACTGCCGCTTCCACTCGACCAGCGCCCAGTTATAGGCAAAGCGGGCCGTGCCTGCGGCGCGGGCAAAGTAGGTCGCTTGCACGTTGTTTGGATCGAGCGCGATGCGATGGGCGATCAGCATTGCGATGCCTCCACGGCGGCCTTGAGGAAGAAGCTGTTCCCGCTGTTTTCAATACGATGGCCCGAAAAGCCTCTTGGTGGCATCTGCATGGTACATAGGTACCACGCAGATGCCCAGAAAACGGCCCAAATAGACGCTTTCCGCCACTCGCTCGTTGCCGAGAACCGCCCAGTGCGGAATGTTGCGACGGAGCACTAGACCAGATTTCAGGAAAAGAAGCGATTGGCGGTTGTCTGGCCTATCGCCCTCGGGACGTGTTTTGCGACGGCTCGTAGACCGAGCAACGGTGAGGGCCGCTATCCGCTTGGGTTTTTGCCTGGCGAGAACATAGCAAGAGATGTTGTTTTTTTGCAACATTTTGCAGTGCAGTGGCAACAGCTACTTCGAAAGGGCAGCTAATGTTATGAATTTATTATGGAAATCCTATATTTCGGGGGCATCCCCATCTGCAAAATGCAAAAAAATGCCAAAAACCCGGCAGGCGGGGAGGAGTGCGCGGCTCGCGTTCGGGGCGGGTAGGGTTTAAAAGCAAAAATCGTGCCAAATCATGATGGCGCAGGTTTTGGCACTAGACTTGCATATATATCCGGCGGCACGGATGGGCCAGATCGTGTGGGCCAACGCCAATGGTGGCGGTGAGGGCCTTGGGCCATCAGATAGCTAGAGATCGACCATGCCGCGCAGCTTGGCGCGTTCCTCGGCGGGGAGCGCTCTGATGATAGTTGCGGCGAGTTGGGCGGTGACGTTGACCGGCGGATTGATGGTGTGACTGAGGGCGAGACAATAGACGAATGTGGCGCCGCAGCTGGCGACGTTCCGGCAATGACAATAGAGATTCACGGCTGTCTTGGTTTGGGGGTGCCTACTGGTGATGGCGGCCTTGCCTCCACAGTGTGGACAGTTGATGCGCATGAAGCTTTTTGCTCGTCGGTGGCTTCGCCCCATAGATTCTAGCCTTTGTGCTTGATAAATATAGGGACTGGAAGCATTAAGAGCATGCTTTTCTGTTGAAAGGGGTCTGATAACAGCAGACCCCTTTCCCTTTTTAGCTATTCGCGGAGATTTGGTAACCGAAACAGTGGGGCAAGTCTGGGGGCAATTTTCCCGACACGAATTTTGTTTTTCAAAGAAATCAATGGGATATAGTGTGATTAGATGGGCTCTCTCGCCACATGGCTTAAGAGCGAAAAGTCCGGAAGAAGTCAGAAAAACCCGCGAGCGGTAAGGCTCGGCGGGTTTTTTGTCGCAATCCGTTTTTTCAGGCTCGATCCCGGGACTGCCAAATCCGCTTGCCCCCACGTTAGAACAAACTCGTTTGCACCGGACCATCGACGGGTCGTCGGAAAAGCTCCGAATTGGATCGGATTTCCACGGTGTTGAGCCCGGTTTTCTTGAGCGCCAGCAGAAAACGTTTCCGGATCAGATCGGCATAAATACCCGACCCGGACTGACGAACCCCGAAACGCGAGTCGTACAGGTTGCCGCCATGGAGATCGCGGATCCGCGCCAGAATATGTTTGGCTTTCAAGGGAAAGTGGGTTTCCAGCCATTCACGGAACAATTCGGTTACTTCAAGGGGGAGTCGCAGCATGATGTAATTGGCCCGGATGGCTCCGTGTTCGGCAGCTTGCGTAAGGATGGTTTCGAGCTCGGCATCGGTCAGAACCGGAATGACCGGGGCCACCATTACGGTAACTGGTACGCCGGCGTTTGCTAGTGTGCGGATCGTTTGCAAGCGGCGCTGCGGGCTGGTTGCGCGGGGTTCCATGATTCGCGCCAAACCTTTATCGAGTGTGGTGATCGAGATCTGAACTTGGGCCAGATGATCTCGAGCCATGGCTGACAGGATGTCGAGATCGCGCTCGATCAATGCCGATTTCGTGGTGATACTGACCGGATGGCGGCAATCGCGGAGTACTTCGAGGATTTGACGGGTGGTGCGCCATTCCCTCTCGATCGGTTGATAGGGATCGGTGTTGGCTCCTAAAGCGATCGGGGACGGACGATAGGTTGTCTCGCTCAGTTCCTTCCGAAGCAGAGCGGCCGCGTCGGATTTGGCAAAAAGGCGGGTCTCGAAGTCCATTCCCGGTGACAATCCCATGTAAGCGTGGCCGGGGCGTGCATAGCAATAGATGCAGCCATGTTCACAGCCCCGGTAGGGGTTGATAGAGAGCTCGAACGGGATGTCTGGCGAACGGTTATGGGTGATAATGCTGCGAGCGGTCTCATGAGTCACGCTGGTTGTCAGCGGGGGCGCATCCTCGGGCCACCAGCCGTCGTCGATCTTCTCGCGCACGGTCTTCGAATAGCGGGAATCCCGATTGCTCACCGCTCCGCGGCCTTTTCTCGGCATGTTCGGGATACGGATATTTTCGAATCCATCGTCACTCATATCTATCACCGATAGTACCATTTCACCGGTACAAAGGTTTCCGAAGAACGGGTTTCGACATGACTACGATTATCCAACCGAGTTGCAGCGATAATGAAGAGCCCGGCGCACTTCATGTCGATGACGCTTTAGCCCATATGCTGAGTGCCGTATCGCCGGTCAAGGGTTATGAGCAAGTCGCCTTGCTCGAAGCCGTTTCCCGAGTTCTGCACGAGCCCGTGGTCTCGCCCATTGATGTTCCGTCGCACACCAATTCGGCAGTCGACGGCTATGCCTTGAGGGGAGAGGATCTGCCGGGACCCGGTGACGTCGCGAGGTTCCAGGTGGTAGGGACGGCTTTGGCGGGAACGCCGTTTGTCGGAGAACTGCTTTCGGGGCAAGCGGTGCGCATCATGACCGGCGCGTCTATGCCGAACGGAGCCGATACCGTGCTGATGCAGGAGCATGTCGATTTCGATGGGGAGCGGATTTCCGTGACTGGCGGGCGACACCGTGTCGGAGACAATGTCCGCCTGGCCGGGGAAGATATCAAGCAGGGTGAGACCATTCTGAAACCGGGACGCCGTTTGACCCCGCCGGATATCGGCTTAATCGCCTCAATGGGAATCGGTGAAGTCAAGGTTAAGCGGCGTCCGCGGGTGGCTCTCTTGTCGACCGGAAGCGAACTCCATTCGCTCGGGAAGGCTTTGGGGGGTGGCGGCGTATACGACAGCAACCGATATACCCTCCATGCGGCGCTGAAGCGCTTGAGCGTCAAGGTGATGGACCAGGGTACCGTACCCGATGATCCAGAATTGCTGACGGAAGCTTTCATGCGAGCGGCTGCTGCGGCCGATGTGGTGATTTCCACCGGCGGCGTGTCGGTCGGCGAGGCCGATTTCGTCAAAGAAATTCTGTCGTCGATCGGTACCGTCGGTTTTTGGAAAATCGCCATGAAGCCCGGTCGCCCCCTCGCTTTCGGAAGTATTGGCGGCACAACTTTTGTCGGCTTGCCGGGAAATCCGGTGGCAGCGATCGTCAGTTTCTATCGGTTTGTCCTTCCATTGCTTGAAAAGAAGATGGGCGTTCAGGAATATTCCGTCATGCCCATGTTGAAGGCCAAGTGCGTCGAACGTTTAGCAAAAAAGCCGGGGCGTACGGAATATCAACGAGGCATTCTGGAACGGACAGAAACCGGGGACTGGGAGGTTCGTACGACCGGCAGTCAAAGTTCAGGCATCCTTCGTTCGATGAGTTTGGCCAACGTCCTGATCGCGCTGGAACACGATCGCGCGGATGTCGAACCGGGTGATTTGGTCGATGTCTTGCCTTTGGCCTATTTGATGTAGGGAGGCAATTGCTTATCGCCAAGGGCCGGAACATTGATGCCCACCTCTGCGGATCCGAAAGCTCCTCGAGCGGCCCAGGATCAGAGGTTTGCTCCGATAGGCTTTGAAGCCAGGTAGCCGCGTTGGATCTCGAGTCCATCAGGTTTCGCGAGCACCCGGGGTTTTGCCAGACTGCCAAAAACCGAGGCCGATTCCGTGCTGCGATTCCCGTACGACAACGACCGAATACCGAGCCAACCGTATCAGGTTGCCGTGTTCGAGGGTAAAGACGAGCCTGGCCGTCTCACCAATGAGCCGCTTCGACGGTTTCGCGACTTCGATGAAGACGCCTGAACGGCTTATGTTTTTCGCGATGCCTCGTAAGGGAGCGCTAGCCGGCATGATGAGATAAGCGGAAATTCGCGAATCGAGCCGTGGCGCACGCCGGCGTTCCTTCTCCGAATTCATCCTGCTTCCTAACATAGGGGGCAACCGGTTGTCTAAAACAGGGATTCACGCTCGAACGGTGCAACTATGCGTCCGTTGGCGAGCGAGGATGTTCTTGTGCCCGGGATGGAGTGAGCACCCAGCGATGATAACAGGTGACGGAAGTTCATTAAATCGCCGACCAACTCATTTTTCACATTCTCTTTTCTGGCGTAATCGGCTCTTAATCTGTAACATTTTCCGATTGGACTTTTTTCCAACAATATCACGTTGACCGCGTTCAGAAGCAAAGTCAGAGTTGCACGGTTCCGTCATCACTGGATCAACGGTTCGAGAAACATGCCAGGAATTCTTTCGTTAACAACGCGATTTTCAAATCGGTACTCTGACCCGATGATT
This region includes:
- a CDS encoding helix-turn-helix domain-containing protein; its protein translation is MLIAHRIALDPNNVQATYFARAAGTARFAYNWALVEWKRQYEAWKLDNSLPKPTQHALRRQLNAIKREQFPF
- the moeA gene encoding molybdopterin molybdotransferase MoeA: MTTIIQPSCSDNEEPGALHVDDALAHMLSAVSPVKGYEQVALLEAVSRVLHEPVVSPIDVPSHTNSAVDGYALRGEDLPGPGDVARFQVVGTALAGTPFVGELLSGQAVRIMTGASMPNGADTVLMQEHVDFDGERISVTGGRHRVGDNVRLAGEDIKQGETILKPGRRLTPPDIGLIASMGIGEVKVKRRPRVALLSTGSELHSLGKALGGGGVYDSNRYTLHAALKRLSVKVMDQGTVPDDPELLTEAFMRAAAAADVVISTGGVSVGEADFVKEILSSIGTVGFWKIAMKPGRPLAFGSIGGTTFVGLPGNPVAAIVSFYRFVLPLLEKKMGVQEYSVMPMLKAKCVERLAKKPGRTEYQRGILERTETGDWEVRTTGSQSSGILRSMSLANVLIALEHDRADVEPGDLVDVLPLAYLM
- a CDS encoding phage tail tape measure protein; the protein is MTRQAEAGFQRIGYGVAGLVGAGYSVANLVGPARAMNNALSTVQALGGDMQTLTQLDKLAKSFSVEFGDSAADFVKSAAAIKSGIDDLTGDEIARFTYVGNLLAKSAESDAATITKVMTSMYNVFKQQADAMGRAEWVALMAAQVTRAAKIFRTDGQQMAEAFEGLAATATNVNRPMHEQVAVLGKLQGVFKGAEAATKYVSFLQGVGKAQEKLGLKFTDSQGKMLSVVEILERIRGKFGETFTVADADLLKKAFGRKEAVSFIQTLMVDLEGLKANIDEISQVRGLQDLTQMAQILADPFDRVTRGVEALRIAVGQKMIDAMMPTLNKIVEIEKRMIGWTDRFPKLTALIGKGTLAVFGLIAAISALSIAVGVSKFLMIGWQAAFGVLKFAILNMLPALGKFVAVVLFDAVPAIVSFTLALLANPITWIVIGIAALVAVIAAAVIYWDQWTSAVIEWASALGESSGLFALVDNLIEYWNKLPVWWDETVNWLIAKFDQISDWWTRFTSWLSSLNPFAGISAAIDGVLGKIAQIPGVGSLVRAIVPSAPSPVIVPSAPSPVPPPAALSASMWANVPAGGIANKISSKGGGFQFRDLHVNNYGQPMSGQQLVNELAFAAG
- a CDS encoding DUF927 domain-containing protein, whose protein sequence is MAVTKPSLELTQPLPAGSAAEAFTADRGDTQSQSAGSSTAHFGEAAQGRPARSRKGTIPPTAANVRAALSYLSPDCDRDTWVSIGMAVKDALGDAGFELFDAWSRDGQSYRPADCRDTWKSIKPGGATTVATLWRLALDAGWRPDGEAHEETEAERQARERERARRAEREAADRAKKARAAERKTAELARIVVPAGENHPYLIRKGVKPTETLFEIPADRLATAIGYAPKSDDEPLAGRVLVAFVEHDGRRATAEFIDATGRKSALAGGPKSGGYWAAQPLPDGDGAGLVLLLGEGIATVLSAREATGYLAIAALSAANLPKVATALRARYPKARLIVLGDAGKAVKYAEQAAKSTGAALAVPGFTPEQASAFQRQHGKQPTDFNDLGALAGLEVVKQQIRQAERAGTGMPAAKSELPKGFKLTDKGLFFLEEGEDEATDKRKIFVCSPLFVTAETRSKDQTQWGRLLEWNDRDGHAHAWTIPMAMLEGEPSGVCSVLADGGLIVGVGSKSRNLLIRYIKECKPGARVRCVNRIGWHGPVYVLPTQTLGERQGERVLYQNGASGPGDFRQRGSVAEWRESVAKLSAGNSRLMTAIGFAFAAPLLQFVPGEESGGAHFRGDSSCGKSTLLWAAASVYGQPSGDDSFRKEWRATGNGLEGLATSRNDSLLILDEMGQVDGREAGNIAYMLANGQPKLRMADNTGLRKAPSWRLLFLSSGEISLADHMAAAGKTIKAGQENRLADIPAAPFTGFGVFDRLNGYPSGAELSVAIREAAAKYHGAVGIAFIERVAEIQETLPDRLKTAIARFVADVVPRGASGQVDRVAKRFGLVAAAIELAGEFGLTGWDPGEGTWAVKACFADWLHQRGGAGDHEVTAILSQVRAFFEANGESRFSDWEAAERVANSVEDERRVVANRVGFRRRSQTEGYTYYVLPEAFKREVCAGLNPDRAAQVLKEHGWLEPDKQGKSSQNQRLPGFGRQTRCYVFTPKMWEMP
- a CDS encoding zinc ribbon domain-containing protein — its product is MPPQNTSRTCPECGHVSADNRRTQARFACVECGFEENADLAGAINILRAGHARCACEVSDAEVSPAAGTHRSDSGAVKCLA
- a CDS encoding PilZ domain-containing protein gives rise to the protein MNSEKERRRAPRLDSRISAYLIMPASAPLRGIAKNISRSGVFIEVAKPSKRLIGETARLVFTLEHGNLIRLARYSVVVVRESQHGIGLGFWQSGKTPGARET
- a CDS encoding ogr/Delta-like zinc finger family protein, whose product is MRINCPHCGGKAAITSRHPQTKTAVNLYCHCRNVASCGATFVYCLALSHTINPPVNVTAQLAATIIRALPAEERAKLRGMVDL
- a CDS encoding PA0069 family radical SAM protein, producing MSDDGFENIRIPNMPRKGRGAVSNRDSRYSKTVREKIDDGWWPEDAPPLTTSVTHETARSIITHNRSPDIPFELSINPYRGCEHGCIYCYARPGHAYMGLSPGMDFETRLFAKSDAAALLRKELSETTYRPSPIALGANTDPYQPIEREWRTTRQILEVLRDCRHPVSITTKSALIERDLDILSAMARDHLAQVQISITTLDKGLARIMEPRATSPQRRLQTIRTLANAGVPVTVMVAPVIPVLTDAELETILTQAAEHGAIRANYIMLRLPLEVTELFREWLETHFPLKAKHILARIRDLHGGNLYDSRFGVRQSGSGIYADLIRKRFLLALKKTGLNTVEIRSNSELFRRPVDGPVQTSLF